ATCATTCCGTCGGCTTTGCGCCGGGCGCTGCCGATGTACAGCAACGAAGTGATTCTGATGCTGCACGCCACCAGCGTCGCCTTTGCCGCCACCGTGCCGGATCTGCTCAAGGTGGCGCGCGATGCCAATGCGGCCACCTATCGCTCGTTTGAAGCGTTTGGCCTGGCCGCGGTGCTTTATCTGATTGTGTCTTTTGCTCTGGTTTACGCCTTCCGCCTCGCTGAGCGACGCTGGCTGGCATTCCAGGCACCAGCGGGGCGATAACCATGAATACATCTATCCTGACTAAACCCGACCTTAACCAGACTGTCGCCACCGTTGGCGGCCAGACCCTATCTGCTGGAGCATCAGGCATGAGTACCTTGAGTGTTCAGGACATCCATAAAAGCTACGGCGATCACGAAGTACTGAAGGGTGTTTCGCTTGAAGCAAATGCGGGCGATGTGATCAGCATTATCGGTTCCAGCGGCTCGGGCAAAAGCACCTTTCTGCGCTGTATTAACTTCCTGGAACAACCCAACGCCGGCAAGATTTTTGTCGGCGGTAACGAGGTCTGTACCGTGGCGGACAAAAACGGCGCGCTCAGAGTGGCCGATCCCAAGCAATTGCAAAAGGTACGCACCAAGCTGGCCATGGTGTTCCAGAACTTCAACCTCTGGTCGCATCTGACGGTGATGGAAAACATCATTGAAGCACCGATGCACGTGCTCAAGCTGACGCGAGCCGAAGCAGAAGAGCGCGCCAAACACTATCTGGAAAAAGTCGGCCTGGCCCCGCAAGTGGAAGGCAAATACCCGGCGCATATGTCGGGCGGCCAACAACAGCGCGTGGCCATTGCCCGCGCGCTGGCGATGAAGCCAGACGTCTTATTGTTTGATGAGCCGACCTCCGCGCTTGATCCGGAACTGGTTGGCGAAGTGCTCAAGGTGATGCAAAAGCTGGCCGAAGAAGGCCGCACCATGATCGTGGTCA
This genomic interval from Silvimonas soli contains the following:
- a CDS encoding ABC transporter ATP-binding protein, with the translated sequence MSTLSVQDIHKSYGDHEVLKGVSLEANAGDVISIIGSSGSGKSTFLRCINFLEQPNAGKIFVGGNEVCTVADKNGALRVADPKQLQKVRTKLAMVFQNFNLWSHLTVMENIIEAPMHVLKLTRAEAEERAKHYLEKVGLAPQVEGKYPAHMSGGQQQRVAIARALAMKPDVLLFDEPTSALDPELVGEVLKVMQKLAEEGRTMIVVTHEMGFARNISNHVMFLHQGRTEEAGSPDQVFGAPKSERLRQFLSGSLK